The proteins below are encoded in one region of Rhizobacter sp.:
- a CDS encoding ArgE/DapE family deacylase, which produces MNNRHHDLDAWVDEHFNEEVRFLQALVQVPTDTPPGNNAPHAERTAELLLAFDMEAERHPVPEDEVRAYGLQSITNLIVRRAYGEGKTIALNAHGDVVPPGEGWVHDPYGGEVEDGKLYGRASAVSKSDFATFTFAVRALESLGAPLQGGVELHFTYDEEFGGELGPGWLLKHGLTKPDYLIAAGFSYEVVTAHNGCLQMEVTVHGKMAHAAIPTTGVDALQGAVAILNALYAQNALYKQTTSKVKGITHPYLNVGRIEGGTNTNVVPGKVVLKLDRRMIPEEDPVAVEASIRQVIAEAAACYPGITVDIKRLLLAQSLKPLPGNKPLVEALQKNAQAVFGEAIPAMGTPLYTDVRLYCAQGIPAVIYGAGPRTVLESNAKRADEHLVLEDLRRATKVVARTLYDLLS; this is translated from the coding sequence ATGAACAACCGCCACCACGACCTCGACGCCTGGGTCGACGAGCACTTCAACGAAGAGGTGCGCTTCCTGCAAGCGCTGGTGCAGGTGCCCACCGACACGCCACCGGGCAACAACGCCCCGCACGCCGAGCGCACCGCCGAGCTGCTGCTGGCCTTCGACATGGAGGCCGAGCGCCACCCCGTGCCGGAAGACGAGGTGCGGGCCTATGGCCTGCAGTCGATCACCAACCTGATCGTGCGCCGCGCCTATGGCGAGGGCAAAACCATCGCCCTCAACGCCCACGGCGACGTGGTGCCGCCCGGCGAAGGCTGGGTGCACGACCCGTATGGCGGCGAGGTCGAAGACGGCAAGCTTTACGGCCGCGCGTCGGCGGTGAGCAAGAGCGACTTCGCCACCTTCACCTTCGCCGTGCGCGCCCTCGAATCGCTGGGCGCGCCGCTCCAGGGCGGCGTGGAGCTGCACTTCACCTATGACGAAGAATTCGGCGGCGAGCTCGGCCCGGGTTGGCTGCTGAAGCATGGCCTCACGAAGCCCGACTACCTCATCGCCGCCGGCTTCAGCTACGAGGTCGTCACCGCGCACAACGGCTGCCTGCAGATGGAAGTCACGGTGCACGGCAAGATGGCGCACGCGGCGATTCCCACGACCGGCGTCGATGCCTTGCAAGGCGCGGTGGCGATCCTCAACGCGCTCTACGCGCAGAACGCGCTCTACAAGCAAACGACGTCGAAGGTGAAGGGCATCACCCACCCCTACCTCAACGTGGGCCGCATCGAAGGCGGCACCAACACCAACGTCGTGCCGGGCAAGGTGGTGCTGAAGCTCGACCGCCGCATGATCCCCGAGGAAGACCCGGTCGCGGTCGAAGCCAGCATCCGCCAGGTGATCGCCGAGGCCGCCGCGTGCTACCCCGGCATCACGGTCGACATCAAGCGCCTGCTGCTCGCGCAGTCGTTGAAGCCACTGCCCGGCAACAAGCCGCTGGTCGAGGCGCTGCAGAAGAACGCGCAGGCGGTGTTCGGCGAAGCCATCCCGGCGATGGGCACGCCGCTCTACACCGACGTGCGCCTCTACTGCGCCCAGGGCATCCCCGCTGTCATCTACGGCGCGGGGCCGCGTACCGTGCTGGAGTCCAATGCCAAGCGCGCCGACGAGCACCTGGTGCTCGAAGACCTGCGCCGGGCCACCAAGGTGGTCGCCCGCACGCTCTACGACCTGCTGAGCTGA
- the uraD gene encoding 2-oxo-4-hydroxy-4-carboxy-5-ureidoimidazoline decarboxylase: MSLTLDQLNNASHDEALQMLAGVYEHSPWIAKQALAQRPFKTLAALKVALAQMVREADPSQQLALIQAHPELAGKLAEQGQLTAESSHEQHTAGLKACSPEELAALQRLNAEYRAKFGWPFILAVRGPRGTGLTRQQIITTFARRLEGHADFERAECLRNIHRIAELRLNDKFGFEPTLGHQVWDCAELLAQHSDVDDALTVTYLTPAHIACQKQLAYWMRDCGFDEVEIDAVGNVVGVYHGTQEEAPRLLTGSHFDTVRNGGKYDGRLGIFVPMVCVRELHRQRRRLPFDIELIAFAEEEGQRYRATFLGSGAVIGRFDPSWLDQHDADGIAMRDAMATAGLDPKRIAWMQRHPSRYLGFVEVHIEQGPVLNEMDLPLGVVTSINGSVRMLGEMVGTASHAGTTPMDRRRDAAAAVAELLLYVEKRAAQVPHLVGTVGMLEVPAGSINVVPGRCKFSLDIRATTDEVRDAMVHDVLAEIRAITERRSLHCTLEETLRAPAAPSAPDWQRRWERAVESLGLPVHRMPSGAGHDAMKLHEVMPQAMLFLRGGNSGISHNPLETITSDDAQLCVEAFQTLLNDLAEERP; encoded by the coding sequence ATGAGCCTCACCCTGGATCAGCTCAACAACGCCTCGCACGACGAGGCGCTGCAGATGCTCGCCGGCGTCTACGAGCATTCGCCGTGGATCGCCAAGCAGGCGCTGGCGCAACGTCCGTTCAAGACACTCGCCGCCTTGAAGGTCGCCCTGGCGCAGATGGTGCGTGAAGCCGATCCGTCACAGCAGCTCGCGCTCATCCAGGCCCACCCCGAACTGGCCGGCAAGCTCGCCGAACAAGGCCAGCTCACCGCCGAGTCGAGCCACGAGCAGCACACCGCAGGCTTGAAAGCCTGCTCGCCCGAAGAGCTGGCCGCCCTGCAGCGGCTCAATGCGGAATACCGCGCCAAGTTCGGCTGGCCCTTCATCCTCGCCGTGCGCGGCCCGCGCGGCACCGGGCTCACGCGGCAGCAGATCATCACCACCTTCGCGCGCCGGCTCGAAGGCCACGCCGACTTCGAGCGCGCCGAGTGCCTGCGCAACATCCACCGCATCGCCGAGCTGCGGCTCAACGACAAGTTCGGCTTCGAGCCCACGCTCGGCCACCAGGTGTGGGACTGCGCCGAGCTGCTGGCGCAGCACAGCGACGTGGACGACGCGCTCACCGTCACCTACCTCACGCCCGCCCACATCGCCTGCCAGAAGCAACTCGCCTACTGGATGCGCGACTGCGGCTTCGACGAAGTCGAGATCGACGCCGTGGGCAACGTGGTCGGCGTGTACCACGGCACGCAGGAGGAAGCCCCGCGCCTGCTCACCGGCAGCCACTTCGACACCGTGCGCAACGGCGGCAAATACGACGGGCGGCTGGGCATCTTCGTGCCGATGGTGTGCGTGCGCGAGCTGCACCGACAGCGTCGGCGTCTGCCCTTCGACATCGAGCTGATCGCCTTCGCCGAAGAAGAGGGCCAGCGCTACCGGGCCACCTTCCTCGGCTCGGGCGCCGTCATCGGCCGCTTCGACCCGAGCTGGCTCGACCAGCATGACGCCGACGGCATCGCGATGCGTGACGCGATGGCCACGGCCGGCCTCGACCCCAAGCGCATCGCGTGGATGCAGCGCCACCCCTCGCGCTACCTCGGGTTCGTCGAGGTGCACATCGAGCAGGGCCCAGTCCTCAACGAGATGGACCTGCCGCTCGGCGTGGTGACGTCCATCAACGGCAGCGTGCGCATGCTGGGCGAGATGGTCGGCACCGCGAGCCACGCCGGCACCACGCCGATGGACCGGCGCCGCGATGCCGCCGCCGCCGTGGCCGAGCTGCTGCTCTACGTGGAAAAGCGCGCCGCCCAGGTGCCGCACCTGGTGGGCACGGTCGGCATGCTGGAAGTGCCCGCCGGCTCGATCAACGTGGTGCCCGGTCGCTGCAAGTTCAGCCTCGACATCCGCGCCACCACCGACGAGGTGCGCGACGCGATGGTGCATGACGTGCTGGCCGAGATCCGCGCCATCACCGAGCGCCGCAGCCTGCACTGCACGCTCGAAGAGACGCTGCGCGCCCCGGCCGCGCCCAGCGCCCCCGATTGGCAGCGGCGTTGGGAACGCGCCGTCGAGTCGCTCGGTCTGCCGGTGCACCGCATGCCCAGCGGCGCCGGCCACGATGCGATGAAGCTGCACGAAGTGATGCCGCAGGCCATGCTCTTCCTGCGCGGCGGCAACTCCGGCATCAGCCACAACCCGCTGGAGACGATCACGAGCGACGATGCGCAGCTCTGCGTCGAAGCCTTCCAGACCCTGCTGAACGATCTGGCGGAGGAACGTCCATGA
- a CDS encoding ABC transporter ATP-binding protein, with translation MLRLELSKLSKTYPAVKANDQVSLRVKPGEIHAVLGENGAGKSTLMKMIYGAVRPDEGEIRWNGEPVQVRSPAEARALGISMVFQHFSLFDTLTAAENVWLGLDKSLSLAEVIERITKVSKDYGLDVEPLRPVHTLSVGERQRVEIVRALMTNPKLLILDEPTSVLTPQAVETLFVTLRKLASEGCSILYISHKLDEIRALCHHCTVLRAGRVTGEVDPTQETNASLSRLMIGAEPPQLKHEPRTPGEVVLAVRELTLPKLDQFGMSLQGIGFEVRAGEIVGIAGVSGNGQQELMAALSGEDTRAAAASIQLFGQPIAHKPPQVRRAAGLHFVPEERLGRGAVPTLSLAQNTLLTRTEAVGRGGWLRTGQVRALAQSLIERFNVKAGGPDAAAKSLSGGNLQKFLVGREIDAKPKLLIVSQPTWGVDVGAAAQIRGELLALRDAGCALLVVSEELDELFEISDRLLVIAQGRMSPSIATRDATIPQIGAWMSGLWTQEPSQESTHAEA, from the coding sequence ATGCTCCGACTCGAACTCTCAAAGCTCAGCAAGACCTACCCCGCCGTCAAGGCCAACGACCAGGTGAGCCTGCGCGTGAAGCCGGGCGAGATCCACGCCGTGCTGGGCGAAAACGGCGCGGGCAAGTCCACGCTGATGAAGATGATCTACGGCGCCGTGCGGCCGGATGAAGGCGAGATCCGCTGGAACGGCGAGCCGGTGCAGGTGCGCTCGCCCGCCGAGGCGCGGGCGCTCGGCATCAGCATGGTGTTCCAGCACTTCAGCCTCTTCGACACGCTCACCGCGGCCGAGAACGTGTGGCTGGGTCTCGACAAGTCGCTCTCGCTCGCCGAGGTCATCGAACGCATCACGAAGGTCTCGAAGGACTACGGCCTCGACGTGGAGCCGCTGCGCCCGGTGCACACGCTCTCGGTCGGCGAACGCCAGCGCGTCGAGATCGTGCGCGCGTTGATGACGAATCCGAAGCTCCTGATCCTCGACGAGCCCACCTCGGTGCTCACGCCGCAGGCAGTCGAGACGCTCTTCGTCACGCTGCGCAAGCTCGCGAGCGAAGGCTGCAGCATCCTCTACATCAGCCACAAGCTCGACGAGATCCGCGCGCTGTGCCACCACTGCACGGTGCTGCGCGCCGGCCGTGTCACCGGCGAGGTCGACCCGACGCAGGAGACCAACGCCAGCCTCTCGCGCCTCATGATCGGCGCCGAGCCGCCCCAGCTCAAGCACGAGCCGCGCACGCCCGGCGAGGTGGTGCTGGCGGTGCGCGAGCTCACGCTGCCCAAGCTCGACCAATTCGGCATGAGCCTGCAGGGCATTGGCTTCGAAGTGCGCGCCGGTGAGATCGTCGGCATCGCCGGGGTCTCGGGCAACGGTCAGCAGGAGCTGATGGCCGCGCTCTCGGGCGAAGACACCCGCGCCGCCGCCGCGAGCATCCAGCTTTTCGGCCAGCCCATCGCGCACAAGCCGCCGCAGGTGCGCCGCGCGGCGGGCCTGCACTTCGTGCCGGAAGAGCGCCTCGGCCGCGGCGCTGTGCCCACGCTCTCGCTCGCGCAGAACACACTGCTCACCCGCACCGAAGCGGTGGGCCGGGGCGGCTGGCTGCGCACGGGTCAGGTGCGGGCGCTGGCGCAATCGCTCATCGAGCGCTTCAACGTCAAGGCCGGCGGGCCCGATGCGGCGGCCAAGAGCCTCTCGGGCGGCAACCTGCAGAAGTTCCTCGTCGGCCGCGAGATCGACGCGAAGCCGAAGCTGCTCATCGTCTCGCAACCCACCTGGGGCGTGGACGTGGGCGCCGCCGCGCAGATCCGCGGCGAGCTGCTCGCGCTGCGCGACGCGGGCTGCGCGCTGCTGGTGGTGAGCGAGGAGCTCGACGAGCTCTTCGAGATCAGCGACCGGCTGCTCGTGATCGCCCAAGGCCGCATGTCACCCTCCATCGCCACGCGCGATGCCACCATTCCCCAGATCGGCGCCTGGATGTCGGGGCTCTGGACCCAAGAACCCAGCCAAGAGAGCACCCATGCTGAAGCTTGA